TGAAATCCTGCCAGAAACAATGAAAGCAGCATCAGTACCAGCGGTCTGTTGCAATACAATAAACAGGTGAAGATTTTCATCTGAGAAATTCCAGTCATGTAGTTCATTCAGTTTCCTGTgaagtaataaaaacacaaagaggAGACTCACTTCTCATCAAGCTGAGTGCCATCAACCCAAAGCCAGTGAGGATCTTTTCTACGCAGTCCAATCCAGTAAATGCTGTTAGATGGTATAGCTCTGTCTATGGTGTCCTGTAGAGATAGACAAGAATCTATTGAAACATGTGAAGCAATGGACACTCTTACAAGGGCTTTTCTCAGTTATCTTTACAGGtcgcttgtgtttttattttatcttcaatAACTGTAAGTGTAGCAGGGTTGCAGTTTCACCAGCATATCCGTTTTAAtgatgcatatactgtatatattagagCGACCTCTTGTGGTCAGCGAGTGGAATGGCAAGCGCTAATAGGAATGCAGATGGACTGATCCAAAAGAAGTCATGGGGGGAATGTAATATTCAAATGTGAAAAACACCCAAAACCCTGTGTTTCTAGAATATCAACATCATCTGAATGAATGTTTATAAACTTCCAGttgtatatattttgtctttATCGGTTCAATGACGCTACAGGGAACTGTTTTTATATTAGAAACTTGGGTCAGTCCATCTGTAAGAAACCGCCGTCACTGCAATCACCAGGGCCGGCCTTAGGGCAAGGCATGCAAGGCGGCAGCCTAGGGCCCCACCCCCAAGGGCCCCTGCGTGCGTCATAAACTGTGTATATGACATCTTGAAATGAATCCGATTCAGACTCTTCACAATAATCATCTCTTGATTTCTGCTTCCCAATGTGCTGTTTGCACTGACTGAGAAAGCGGACGTGTTTCCTCATGTGTGTGTACTGGGTTTGTGTGCTGCCATAACGTGCATTAATAAGGGCGTGCCGCGAGCGCGGGTTTGTTTTCACTTAACATTTAACAAAGTAAAGTAGCCTACAATCAGAGGACAAGAAGCACTTAAACTAGCAGCACAACATCGCAACAATGgacataagaattaaaaaaatgcaacatcaaAGTGTTAGCTGTGTGATAATCAATAGGCTGTCCCTCTTAAATTCTACTGAAGAAAACCAAGAAGGGCCAAggagggcagggcagggcagggcagggcagggcagggcgcaggggcagggcagggcagggcagggcagggcagggcagcctcatattttagtttttttggagTCTTTTCTTAAAGTGAGTACTACTGATAGATAATGAAATAGAGACTGTGTGTATAAAGAAGGACCACCACACCAACGCTCTGAATAGGTATCTGTAACAAATGAAATGTGTGGAAGTCAGCTACACTCGTAAATACTGCgtgctataaaatataaaataaagcccCTTGgctaaaatattcagaaaaaaaatacatgattgtgTTTTGCTTGGCATATTGTTTTCATGTACAGTAATTTACCCAGCAAAAATGAAAGAGCACTCAAATCTGCAGCTGAATGCATCCAAATGTGAAAAGTTACACGTGAATTTGATAAGCAGATCAGTCAGATCtaattttagatttatataaaaaggataaCGTTTGGAAACAGTTTTCATTTCACTTAGAAATGACGGCACACATGCAGTGTGGTTCTGCTTGCTTCATTACTGAAGGTAAGTAGtagctgctgttttattgataTGTGTGGGCGGCTTTCTTTAAATTGGGATAATAGGGCCCCACACAGACTATGGCCCTCGCTCTAGTAttctaatattatttgttttcattcttgtACATATcgttattaatgtgtttgtatttcatgATATGTAGTGGGAAAGGTTTAGCCCCAGACACTGAGCTTTCAAATAGCCAATGGTTAACAAGCTGCTTTGAGAAAGTCCCATGGAGGAAGAAGTGTCTTGTGTTAAgatgaaaacaagaaaaatatgaACCCATCTCTGTGAATTGTACAGAACCCAAAGGgatgtcataaaaataaaacagtcttaATATATTGACTTCTGTTTCTCcagatcctgagataaatgatcttgtgatcttgatataaaaatgttatttattcattattttattatgatttccCTTTAGCGGTTCTGTAGAATTGAACTCCGAGTGTCTGTAATTAGAAAGCTCTCTGTTACTCTTACCAGCTCCTCCTTGTTCTCAATCACAGCAAGATGAGCCCCGAGTTTGGAACAGGACTTGTTAGCAAAGTCCCAGGAGCTCCGTTCAGTGGATAAGAAATAACAGCTTCCATTGTATCCCTTCCTCCATCCATCCAGACAGACTGCACACGACTCCACTGAAAACAATGAGAGCGGCATGAATGGTTTATTTAAGcagaataatgaataaaatacaagcatGATAAAAGCAGCACCTTCTGTACACAGACTTGCTGTCTCCACTCCAGTCTTCAAGATGCTGAAATAATAATGTGATCATTGTGGACACTGTGACATGTCAcagggttggggggtgggggggcaccACAGCACTTGAGGGACATTCATTCCAATCATGTATTCAGGGACAACATGAGGTACAGTATAGAATTCACAGGGATACCAAAATATCTACCTTCCTTGCCAGTGTTAGGATCTCCACATAGTCTCTGCCTGAGGCCCTTCTTATACTTGCTGAGCTCTCTGGTGATGACATCGTTGTAATTCTCCAGACAGGCTGGACTGGTCGACTGGGAGCTGCTGTGATTGTGATGCACTTGTAGACCTACTGAAAAAACAGCAGAGTTTATTACCAGTGCTGCAGATCAGTGCATCAGTTCAGCTGATCAATCAGAATGCCCTATTAAACAGTAAGTGTAAAAGTCtcgctttgaaaaaaaaatacaaattgaacaaatagaaaaacattattgaaaaagTTGCAGCAGGCTAAAACAGACATGACAGCTTTCTGTACTTGTGATTTTAACAGCAGAACTGTTGTGTAGCTGAGTGTTAAattcaaatataacattttcaatGCTGCTTCACATTTTAAGAAAGCCATTCAAGTTAACTGAGCTGCAGTCTTGTACTGCCTGCAGATTGATAGCTTTAGATAAAAACTCAGAACAACGTTTAAACCTGTTCTTACTTGCTGTCCCCATGACGATCATTGCCAAGAGCAAGACCCCCACTGTGACCCCCAGAGCAATGGTGACCCTGGACTGAGAAGTGGGCTCGACGGgggggactgggagagagagaaTACTGTTTATTTATCATGTCAATAAAGCTCCTGAATTGAATTGAGAGGGAGACATACCTGTAATGTATTGTAATGCCAGTTCGTTTATCTTGAAATACTCCATTATTTCAGTAAAGTTAACTTCTCAACTTTTACAACACCACATCATTATCATAATACTCGACTGCATCACATTTGAGTCCCTCAGAAGGTATTAATGTATAACACCAGCCACACAGTTAAGTAACACAGCGAGACTGACACTAACTCAACAATAACGCCCTTTACTGAACTCTGTCTACTGtcctcaatgggaactggctggTTTTCAGTCCAGTCTTGTCAGCTGTCACCTGATCTACTCACCCCCATGTTGTTCTCCTGCTCTCCTGCCCTGGGGCTGGTTTACTGTTGAGTAGACATCCTCAGAAGGTTTCTGCAGCCCAGTGTAAATACTGTCTGTCTCCATAGCTTGTGCAGTAGAGCAGTAAGCTAGACAGGAAGTTCTGACTACTATGGTGAAGACTCTACAGGACTGGGTAGAGGAAAGAAGAAATAGGTTTTTACACAGGAAGTTGTGGCTGTtctattattagtttattaatattCACAGCAGTCTGCTTCATTGTGCGGACAGTCTTGTAGTTTGTATCTTGGTTCCAGGTTCAGACTCACTGTAGTACTATCCAGAACCAATCGCATTCTCCCAACAGGCTACAGAGCAGTCCACACACAAAGGAAACACAGGCATTGTTTTCTCTCAGGaactttgttatttttcaaactaAACCCATCTCCTCCTACAGCTTTCAACCGATCAACTCGATTTTTTCGAAGAGCTATTGCGAAATAGCTGAAGTTAGTTGCTCTTGCTTATTGTGGTGATCCCGTTTGAAATGTGAGCGCAGTGCCCAGAAAATGCCATTTGTTTTGCCTGGAATTCCAAGTTTTCGGCAGTAGGGCCCCCGCCTATATACTCTATTTTGGAGAATTACACAGCCCCTGTCTGCCATCTTGTGGCAAAAGCTTGTAATTGCAGACGACCACACCTACTGTGTTCAACCCTTTACTGTctgttaaacaaacacacacacacacacacacacacacacacacacacacacacacagtattgtacaTAAACTCACTACACTATAGCACTGAAATACACATACATTACTGTGCAGTAGACAATTACtgtaaactattattattatttattcatgagCAGATGCcccccttacccagggtgacttacagtcgtatacaaaaaatacatttcaagattattattaatacaattaagagcaagatacaaaacacAATGACTTCAGTTCTAGTAAATGCtgcattaagaagaaaaaaaacagcatatacaGTCCTTATTGTTTAAAGTAAAAAGGTGAcgtttatatcatgcagtcagaaatgacttttagcaaaatgcttccatgttagtgtttagtgctgtcgcctgttcatgttaatcagctgccagacagcttgttgatgggctcTCGCTGtttgatatgaacacactcagcAGGTCTGGAGTaaggaatccaatttcagacacttcccaatccaggagttagggattgattattattattttttatttattttattattattattattattattttttaaaccatgattccatttttgtaataataataataccgtgcttTCGCTTTTATTAGTCTAATAATTAGCGGCGTACATGCgcaggctaatgcaattactcgacaaaggagttcttcaacgaattagtcaaaaaacacatcaaGTAAAGATCACACAGTCGtgtcgctccagctccagcgcagtgat
This genomic interval from Polyodon spathula isolate WHYD16114869_AA unplaced genomic scaffold, ASM1765450v1 scaffolds_3084, whole genome shotgun sequence contains the following:
- the LOC121311268 gene encoding C-type lectin domain family 7 member A-like, with the protein product METDSIYTGLQKPSEDVYSTVNQPQGRRAGEQHGVPPVEPTSQSRVTIALGVTVGVLLLAMIVMGTAIGLQVHHNHSSSQSTSPACLENYNDVITRELSKYKKGLRQRLCGDPNTGKEVESCAVCLDGWRKGYNGSCYFLSTERSSWDFANKSCSKLGAHLAVIENKEELDTIDRAIPSNSIYWIGLRRKDPHWLWVDGTQLDEKISVSTQHREYHCASVYGSHVYAQSCNRDYPWICEQDAVRF